The following coding sequences lie in one Alicyclobacillus curvatus genomic window:
- a CDS encoding carbonic anhydrase — translation MNFNKNAKVLFLTGVDQELPQLLQQMTNINIENMMTLQVYGPEIAQPFGDLMRAIILAIYQGNVEEVVVVGTTHDQRRDVRAKLYEQDGIPEKAKTVDFLFTRCMPEFPGVTLDEWLQGSKTVTESVQKSVKLLREHPLLPSGFTVHGLLMDKEKGELTEVKVS, via the coding sequence ATGAACTTCAATAAAAACGCAAAAGTCCTGTTTTTGACCGGGGTGGATCAAGAATTACCGCAGCTACTACAACAGATGACCAACATCAATATAGAAAACATGATGACTTTACAAGTTTATGGACCCGAAATCGCCCAACCGTTTGGCGACCTTATGCGTGCCATCATCTTGGCAATATATCAAGGTAATGTTGAGGAAGTGGTCGTGGTTGGTACAACACATGACCAACGCCGCGATGTACGAGCCAAACTATATGAACAAGATGGGATACCAGAAAAGGCCAAAACCGTTGATTTCCTCTTTACTCGTTGTATGCCGGAGTTCCCGGGTGTCACTCTTGATGAATGGCTACAAGGAAGCAAAACGGTAACTGAGAGTGTACAAAAAAGTGTGAAGTTGCTGCGGGAACATCCACTGCTGCCATCTGGTTTTACAGTTCACGGATTATTAATGGACAAGGAGAAGGGTGAACTAACCGAAGTTAAAGTTTCCTAA
- a CDS encoding PD-(D/E)XK nuclease family transposase, which produces MMPLMDLKVDFAFKQLFGKQGNEPILIAFLNATLKLPKNECITSIEILNSELESKHLDDKKSVLDIHARTENGARINIEIQLANRYDMEKRTLYYWSRIYSGQLNEGMGYKELAKTITINILNFRFVKPTERYHTTFHLLEDQEKFLLTDVLEIHFMEIPKLMVNWRRKALNLHEDLLVRWLLLLEAGENEDIRRELEAIAMQDSVMKKAFEEWEDISRDPRAWAEYESRRKAILDDAAAVREAELRAQEAEEKGALQAAENIARNLLLSGMDIERVAQHTGLSKEKVADMQRNVH; this is translated from the coding sequence GTGATGCCGTTGATGGATTTAAAGGTCGATTTTGCTTTCAAACAATTGTTTGGGAAACAGGGAAATGAGCCAATCCTCATTGCCTTCCTTAACGCGACTCTCAAACTCCCAAAGAACGAGTGCATCACGTCGATTGAAATTCTGAATTCAGAACTGGAATCCAAACATTTGGACGACAAGAAATCGGTTCTGGACATTCACGCGCGTACGGAAAACGGTGCACGAATCAATATCGAAATCCAACTCGCAAACCGATATGATATGGAGAAGCGCACACTGTATTACTGGTCGCGAATCTATTCAGGTCAATTGAACGAAGGAATGGGCTACAAAGAGTTGGCTAAGACCATTACGATTAACATCTTGAATTTTCGATTCGTAAAACCAACCGAACGATACCATACAACGTTTCACCTGCTTGAAGATCAAGAAAAATTTTTGCTCACCGATGTCCTCGAAATCCATTTCATGGAGATCCCGAAACTCATGGTGAACTGGCGTAGGAAGGCTCTTAATCTTCACGAAGACTTACTCGTCCGTTGGTTGCTACTCTTGGAAGCTGGAGAGAATGAAGACATCCGTCGAGAATTGGAGGCGATTGCAATGCAGGATTCCGTCATGAAAAAAGCATTTGAAGAATGGGAAGACATTAGCCGTGATCCGCGAGCCTGGGCTGAATACGAATCTCGCCGAAAAGCCATTTTAGATGATGCTGCCGCTGTTCGCGAAGCGGAACTACGGGCTCAAGAGGCGGAAGAAAAAGGTGCGTTACAAGCAGCAGAAAACATTGCGAGGAACCTGTTACTATCCGGGATGGATATTGAGAGGGTTGCGCAACATACTGGTTTGTCGAAGGAGAAAGTTGCGGATATGCAGCGGAATGTGCACTGA
- a CDS encoding TetR/AcrR family transcriptional regulator, whose protein sequence is MARKTTEERIENAAISLFAESGYKGASTRKIAKEAGVSELTIYRCYKTKEELFRHALAKRMPDAWLDDVTMDHSLPLNEQLATVFQKLHETLEQRKELIRIFYRDDTDSPDIVVLARRIPAKIWTSIEQCLRQAKPGVAPETARRLAFQIFCAYLGVFLLTATFGKDLLPFSIGEYHDSMVQTYTRLLS, encoded by the coding sequence ATGGCACGCAAGACCACTGAAGAGAGAATTGAAAATGCGGCAATCTCTTTGTTTGCGGAGAGTGGGTATAAAGGCGCTTCGACACGAAAGATTGCCAAAGAGGCTGGCGTCAGTGAGCTCACGATATATCGGTGCTACAAAACCAAGGAGGAATTATTCCGACACGCACTCGCAAAACGTATGCCGGACGCTTGGCTGGATGACGTTACGATGGATCACAGTCTGCCATTGAATGAGCAATTGGCGACTGTCTTTCAAAAGCTGCATGAAACACTTGAACAGCGCAAGGAGTTAATTCGCATCTTCTACAGGGATGACACAGATTCGCCAGACATCGTGGTGTTGGCGAGGCGGATCCCTGCAAAAATTTGGACGTCAATCGAACAATGTCTCCGTCAAGCAAAACCAGGCGTCGCACCAGAGACGGCGAGACGCTTGGCTTTTCAGATCTTTTGCGCATATTTAGGGGTGTTCTTGCTGACGGCCACTTTCGGCAAAGACCTGTTGCCGTTCTCCATCGGCGAATATCACGATAGCATGGTTCAGACGTACACTCGATTACTTTCGTAA
- a CDS encoding DUF2294 domain-containing protein, translating into MTKSKGATESEISRALTQWEKDYLGRGSLNVKSDILRDMIIVTLRGILTPAEYSLCQDKEGLLSIKKTRTSLVESGVEDLKEIILNTTCLDVVSFHTDISTCTGERVMVFRLSKDLGSTFS; encoded by the coding sequence ATGACTAAATCAAAAGGTGCAACCGAGTCTGAAATCAGCAGGGCTTTAACGCAATGGGAGAAGGATTATCTTGGGCGTGGCTCTCTCAATGTTAAATCAGATATTTTACGGGATATGATTATTGTCACCTTACGCGGCATCTTAACCCCTGCCGAATATTCGCTTTGTCAGGATAAAGAGGGTTTGCTTTCAATAAAAAAAACTCGGACTAGTTTGGTGGAATCAGGTGTCGAGGATTTAAAGGAGATAATTCTCAACACCACTTGTCTGGATGTCGTCAGCTTCCATACAGATATCAGCACGTGTACTGGGGAGCGGGTCATGGTATTTCGACTTTCAAAGGATTTAGGGAGCACTTTTTCATAG
- a CDS encoding putative Ig domain-containing protein: MCRVRDLDSSITSDTTGVPQITVTPAFAVIIDSLPSANVGWSFDAKLQAADGTGPYTWAVASGSTLPGGLSLDPTNGTISGTPTNRVHTPSRSR; encoded by the coding sequence TTGTGTCGAGTCCGGGACCTTGATTCGAGCATCACCTCCGATACAACAGGTGTGCCGCAAATCACCGTCACGCCTGCCTTCGCAGTCATCATAGACTCGTTGCCGTCGGCAAATGTCGGATGGTCGTTTGATGCAAAGTTACAGGCGGCCGATGGAACAGGGCCCTATACCTGGGCAGTTGCAAGCGGATCGACGCTGCCAGGTGGATTAAGTCTGGACCCCACGAACGGTACCATTTCGGGTACGCCGACAAATCGGGTACATACACCTTCTCGGTCCAGGTGA
- a CDS encoding replication-relaxation family protein, with amino-acid sequence MRTARTVERNILLALYHHSMLTAEQFRIRLHYEPCSIYRVLGWMREERWIQGMPLKFLTGNIKGWALTQDGFNVGYGLSEEAEPKYPRNKGALPGQAEHLYGTNQFFIRLISASLKCSGEGLIEWFGTRGATESFVTEKKGQRMTPLRPDGEGIYRFADGMHVELLLEYDTGTEHMGMIQDKLRNYGDHIGDLWDENANLVNVLVVTRTSHRALKIQAMWKWYLKEWFQNHKVPTIWFTHETTLNELGVQGSVWLDPDGQWLSMQQFPRITNPLYSAGVPLGKQARNSAPFANGQVRQREKCFNRFECAGHAHTCPKFVFKLECRRMVIRLRRANVNATCCFHLHVIRR; translated from the coding sequence ATGCGCACAGCACGCACTGTCGAACGCAACATTCTTTTGGCCCTGTATCATCACTCTATGCTCACTGCTGAACAATTCCGAATCCGGCTCCATTATGAACCCTGCTCCATCTATCGCGTCTTAGGATGGATGAGAGAGGAACGTTGGATTCAAGGGATGCCGCTCAAATTTCTCACCGGAAACATCAAAGGATGGGCGCTGACACAGGATGGATTCAACGTCGGCTATGGCCTATCTGAAGAAGCCGAACCAAAATATCCTCGGAACAAAGGGGCGTTGCCTGGGCAAGCGGAACATCTGTACGGAACAAATCAATTCTTCATTCGACTCATATCCGCGAGCCTGAAATGCTCGGGAGAAGGACTTATCGAATGGTTCGGCACGCGGGGAGCTACCGAGAGTTTTGTCACCGAAAAGAAGGGACAACGAATGACACCTCTGCGACCGGATGGAGAAGGGATTTATCGTTTTGCGGATGGGATGCATGTGGAACTCCTGCTGGAGTACGATACGGGAACGGAACACATGGGCATGATCCAAGACAAACTCAGAAACTATGGCGATCACATTGGCGACCTGTGGGACGAAAACGCCAATTTGGTGAATGTGCTTGTTGTTACAAGGACAAGCCATCGAGCACTCAAGATTCAGGCAATGTGGAAGTGGTATTTGAAAGAGTGGTTTCAGAATCACAAGGTGCCCACGATATGGTTTACACACGAGACAACCTTGAATGAACTCGGCGTACAGGGGTCTGTCTGGTTAGACCCAGATGGACAATGGCTCTCGATGCAACAGTTTCCCCGGATAACCAACCCTCTGTATAGTGCAGGTGTTCCATTGGGGAAACAGGCACGCAATTCGGCACCCTTCGCCAATGGACAGGTGAGGCAAAGGGAGAAGTGTTTCAACCGGTTTGAATGCGCCGGACACGCCCACACTTGCCCCAAGTTCGTATTTAAACTTGAATGCAGACGGATGGTCATTCGGCTCAGACGCGCCAATGTGAACGCAACGTGTTGCTTCCATCTGCATGTGATTCGCCGCTGA
- a CDS encoding DEAD/DEAH box helicase codes for MGRRIKGSSQLELDLFDGVEMKRLREENGMLRAVSQRLQKQNAELIDEISRLKRLVWSSALNNAHVHVDSRAGAVAEDSFEPNTGTHFRSVTKVSHIEDKIALFRSYFKGREDVYAVRAANTIGKVPYYPKRQYLRKENGKIQWGDYLPLTDEVIQAHLQDDASQVTIGIYPLLMDEKCWFLAIDLDKTSWKEDTAVFLETCQTFNIPTALERSRSGNGGHVWIFFAEPLPARTARLLGTRLLTRTVETRHQIGLDSYDRMFPSQDTSPKGKHLGNLIALPLQRVPAKEGHSLFIDEEHVPYPDQWVFLASLGKMTRDEVEDIVCVMEQFGDLIAVPEPSTGEEDDTPWDRPQKNILSRLLPEPLPKKIRIVLADLLYVEKQGLSSPQINTFIHMAAFQNPEFYKAQAMRMPTYNKPRVIDCSEELHQYITLPRGRQEEVISLLRSQDVPMEIEDRRNPGTPTDVTFHGQLRVEQQHAVQNLQQYDIGTLSATTAFGKTVVAAWMITERATNTLILVDKTQLMEQWVERLSALLKVPKNEIGIIGGGKQKRTGWIDVALFQSVYVNKEVKDFVAEYGHVIVDECHHVSAVSFEQVLKRVKAKYVLGLTATLTRKDGKHPIVLMQCGPVRFKTDARMQAKTRPFQQVVIPRNTDFKLPDSDGEIPIQQLYALLSQDESRNDMIFDDLLKALERGRSPIFLTDRVHLEYFENRLKGFATNIIVLRGGMGKKQRQTTQERILFIPADAERLILATGRFVGEGFDDARLDTLFLAMPISWKGTVQQYAGRLHRLYEPKQEVQIMITWISMCRARENVSEAAQGISDDGVQRAKYRRSLNVR; via the coding sequence ATGGGAAGACGGATCAAAGGTTCGAGCCAACTGGAACTGGATCTCTTCGACGGTGTTGAGATGAAGCGTTTGCGCGAAGAGAACGGTATGTTGCGGGCGGTTAGCCAGCGATTGCAAAAGCAAAATGCAGAGTTAATCGACGAAATCAGCCGACTGAAACGGTTGGTTTGGTCAAGTGCGCTGAACAACGCCCATGTGCACGTGGACTCTAGGGCAGGGGCTGTCGCTGAGGACTCATTTGAACCCAACACAGGGACTCATTTTCGCTCGGTGACCAAGGTATCACATATTGAAGATAAAATTGCTCTTTTCCGTAGTTATTTTAAGGGGCGGGAAGATGTTTACGCCGTTCGTGCAGCAAATACGATTGGTAAGGTGCCATACTATCCGAAGCGTCAGTATCTTAGGAAAGAGAACGGAAAAATCCAGTGGGGTGATTATCTTCCGTTGACGGACGAGGTGATTCAGGCACATTTGCAAGACGATGCTTCCCAAGTGACAATCGGCATTTACCCACTCCTGATGGATGAGAAGTGCTGGTTTCTCGCCATTGATCTCGATAAGACCAGTTGGAAAGAGGACACGGCGGTTTTTTTGGAAACGTGTCAAACGTTTAACATACCCACGGCTTTGGAACGATCGCGATCGGGGAATGGCGGGCATGTGTGGATATTCTTTGCGGAACCTTTGCCTGCGCGTACTGCACGACTGTTAGGGACGAGATTGTTGACCCGCACCGTGGAGACACGACACCAAATCGGACTCGACTCCTATGACCGCATGTTTCCCAGTCAAGACACTTCACCCAAAGGGAAACACCTAGGCAATTTGATCGCGCTGCCCCTGCAGAGAGTGCCTGCAAAGGAAGGGCATAGCTTATTCATCGATGAAGAACACGTTCCGTATCCAGATCAATGGGTGTTCCTTGCGTCGCTTGGAAAAATGACGCGAGACGAAGTTGAGGATATTGTGTGTGTGATGGAGCAATTCGGTGATCTTATCGCAGTCCCTGAACCGTCAACAGGCGAGGAAGATGATACCCCATGGGATAGGCCACAAAAAAACATTTTGTCGCGACTTCTTCCGGAGCCGCTACCGAAGAAGATCAGAATTGTTCTTGCCGACCTGCTTTATGTGGAAAAACAAGGTCTGTCATCGCCACAAATCAATACATTCATTCACATGGCCGCTTTTCAAAACCCAGAGTTCTATAAAGCTCAAGCAATGCGGATGCCGACATACAATAAGCCGCGTGTGATTGATTGCTCTGAGGAGCTGCATCAATATATTACTTTACCCAGAGGTCGCCAGGAGGAAGTCATTTCCTTGCTGCGGTCTCAGGATGTCCCTATGGAAATCGAAGACAGACGTAATCCGGGTACGCCAACTGACGTGACATTTCACGGTCAGCTCAGGGTTGAACAACAACATGCGGTTCAGAATCTGCAGCAATATGATATCGGAACGTTATCAGCAACGACTGCGTTCGGCAAGACAGTTGTCGCTGCATGGATGATTACTGAACGTGCGACGAATACACTTATACTGGTGGATAAAACGCAACTGATGGAACAGTGGGTGGAGCGCCTGTCCGCACTTCTAAAGGTTCCCAAGAATGAAATTGGGATCATCGGTGGCGGGAAGCAGAAACGAACCGGGTGGATTGACGTAGCTCTGTTCCAGAGTGTATACGTCAATAAAGAGGTCAAGGATTTTGTCGCGGAATACGGACATGTGATCGTGGACGAATGCCACCACGTTTCAGCGGTCAGTTTTGAGCAAGTCTTGAAAAGAGTGAAAGCAAAATATGTGCTTGGGTTGACGGCGACGTTGACACGTAAAGATGGGAAACACCCAATCGTCCTGATGCAGTGTGGCCCAGTTCGCTTCAAAACAGATGCTAGGATGCAAGCGAAGACGCGGCCCTTTCAGCAGGTTGTCATCCCAAGAAACACTGATTTCAAGCTGCCGGATTCAGATGGAGAAATTCCAATCCAACAACTTTACGCGCTTTTGTCGCAGGACGAATCTCGGAACGATATGATTTTCGATGATTTGCTGAAAGCCTTGGAGAGGGGAAGGTCGCCGATCTTCCTCACGGATCGCGTTCATTTGGAATACTTTGAAAATAGGTTAAAGGGCTTTGCCACGAACATCATTGTACTGCGCGGTGGAATGGGTAAGAAGCAGCGACAAACCACGCAAGAGCGCATTTTATTCATTCCGGCAGACGCGGAGCGTTTGATTCTGGCCACCGGACGGTTTGTTGGGGAAGGCTTTGATGATGCTCGTCTTGATACTTTGTTTCTTGCCATGCCGATTTCGTGGAAGGGTACAGTACAACAGTACGCCGGACGCCTTCACCGATTATATGAGCCAAAACAGGAAGTCCAGATTATGATTACGTGGATAAGCATGTGCCGTGCTCGCGAGAATGTATCAGAAGCGGCTCAAGGGATATCAGACGATGGGGTACAAAGAGCGAAGTATAGACGAAGTTTGAACGTGAGGTAA
- a CDS encoding DUF255 domain-containing protein, whose product MNSNNGGHKFTNRLIHEKSPYLLQHAHNPVDWCPWCDEAFRIVRRFNRPILLSIGYS is encoded by the coding sequence GTGAACTCCAATAATGGCGGCCACAAATTCACCAACCGCCTGATCCACGAGAAATCTCCATATCTGCTCCAACACGCCCACAACCCAGTCGACTGGTGCCCATGGTGCGACGAAGCATTCCGCATCGTTCGCAGGTTCAATCGGCCCATTCTTTTGTCCATAGGCTACTCGTAG
- a CDS encoding GGDEF domain-containing protein produces the protein MEGNALEVVVIALFVLQLAIIGWLGIQYDNVIYMANRDIPTDLYNRRYTMQRLPLILQRAKRGNRPVTILMIDANDLKWVNDTYGHLAGDEGIRQLIRVLRTCSGPDAVIGRLGGDEFVAIYPGCDLSDGEIIVQSIHHALALPSPGLKWGLTVSIGIAVYPRDGEDSTRLLKVADERMYREKEHYHVHCPRKADPNNSGSDKRSDCRHFTIP, from the coding sequence ATGGAAGGCAACGCTTTAGAAGTGGTCGTGATTGCGCTTTTCGTCCTTCAGTTGGCCATCATCGGATGGCTCGGTATCCAGTATGACAACGTAATATACATGGCCAATCGTGATATCCCAACCGACCTATACAATCGCCGATATACGATGCAACGACTGCCGCTGATTTTGCAGCGTGCCAAACGCGGTAATAGGCCGGTTACCATCCTGATGATCGATGCAAACGACCTAAAATGGGTGAATGACACCTATGGGCACTTGGCGGGCGATGAAGGAATTCGGCAACTCATTCGTGTTCTTCGCACTTGTTCCGGCCCCGACGCGGTCATCGGTCGTTTGGGCGGTGATGAGTTTGTCGCCATCTATCCCGGTTGCGATCTCTCGGATGGGGAAATTATTGTCCAAAGCATTCATCATGCGCTTGCACTACCATCTCCGGGTTTGAAATGGGGGTTGACAGTCTCTATCGGGATTGCGGTATATCCGAGGGACGGGGAGGACTCAACTCGTCTTCTGAAAGTAGCAGATGAGCGGATGTATCGTGAGAAGGAACACTATCACGTGCACTGTCCGAGGAAGGCCGATCCGAACAACTCGGGGTCTGATAAACGATCAGACTGCCGTCATTTTACGATTCCATGA
- a CDS encoding recombinase family protein produces the protein MEPKKIYEVAVYLRKSRDDSGGEEDVLLKHETALTDLVRKNNWRYVIYREIGSSDSIDFRPEFKRLLKDIENDFYDAVVVMDYDRLSRGDKEDRARVEKILQQSNTLVVTPQRVYDLNDEDQELITDIEGVFARYEYRMIKKRFQRGKKIGARLGHWTNGPAPFPYVYHSEARSLYIDPEKLDIYNFIKRRILSGATCSGVCWELNRDGIPSPKGKLWSESVLYRLILNEVHLGRVVYGKTSGGLHKKRKAAPFKVIPRENWIVVENAHPAVKTPEEHAEIITRLESRRIQPKHARRGTYLLSGLLYCGKCGHSLRLQPKPNGRTLVKKCQKTDAFGNHCGNRGIEVKHRTRGESRDEEFTRTRSGTP, from the coding sequence ATGGAGCCGAAGAAAATTTATGAGGTCGCCGTGTACCTCCGCAAGAGCCGCGACGACTCCGGCGGTGAAGAAGATGTCCTTCTCAAACACGAAACTGCGCTCACGGATCTCGTTCGGAAAAACAACTGGCGCTATGTGATCTATCGGGAAATCGGCAGTTCCGACAGCATCGACTTTCGTCCAGAATTTAAGCGGTTGCTGAAAGACATCGAGAATGATTTCTATGACGCTGTCGTGGTCATGGACTATGATCGACTCAGTCGCGGTGATAAAGAAGACCGGGCGCGGGTTGAGAAAATCCTTCAGCAGTCGAACACCCTCGTTGTGACACCTCAACGCGTCTACGACCTGAACGATGAAGACCAAGAACTCATTACAGACATTGAAGGCGTCTTCGCTCGCTACGAATACCGGATGATTAAGAAACGATTCCAGCGCGGGAAGAAAATCGGGGCAAGACTCGGCCACTGGACGAACGGCCCCGCCCCTTTCCCGTACGTCTATCATTCGGAAGCACGGAGCCTATACATTGACCCCGAGAAACTGGACATCTACAACTTCATCAAACGGCGGATTTTGAGCGGGGCCACGTGCAGCGGCGTCTGCTGGGAACTCAACCGCGACGGCATTCCGTCCCCGAAAGGCAAACTGTGGTCGGAAAGCGTGTTGTACCGGCTCATCCTGAACGAAGTGCATCTGGGCCGCGTCGTCTACGGCAAAACCAGTGGTGGACTCCACAAGAAACGCAAAGCCGCGCCATTCAAAGTGATCCCGCGCGAAAATTGGATTGTAGTCGAGAACGCGCACCCTGCCGTCAAGACCCCGGAGGAACATGCAGAAATCATCACGCGGCTTGAAAGTCGCAGGATTCAGCCCAAACACGCACGTCGCGGCACATACCTTCTCTCCGGCCTGCTCTATTGCGGCAAGTGCGGTCATTCTCTTCGGCTCCAGCCGAAACCGAACGGACGCACACTCGTGAAGAAGTGCCAGAAGACCGATGCATTCGGGAATCATTGTGGCAACCGTGGGATCGAAGTCAAACATCGAACACGTGGAGAAAGCCGTGATGAAGAGTTTACGCGAACACGAAGCGGAACTCCTTAG
- a CDS encoding MFS transporter: protein MTTRRHWGIDALAILAIGPNLMLRVAVMLMQDLVQNSFATGSYAPMWVVNSGNLAFALFAPVGPFLMRRIGLRSTYVPPMIVFLLGSLICSLSPTIVWLGVGRFLEGMAAGTVFMMMIPTLILSFPAGRRNRVLAVLVIGFFGFVAMGPVLGSLTLLEDAWRWLFVAVGLLALGGTLMGRTLPKTIGPPPNQNGAAAGSPVLDTSGLLLTVATCLSLAITLGNLVRWGLSSPQFSIPAIISAVFFVLFVWVELSISNTLVPFGLVLMKPSFRTMMAVLSNISMILALAMLSVVLRSVEAFSNGAITSFYLSLLPGVVLSAVLMTVFHDRVGPGVLGIAGSLCLMNVPYQWLSVEKRRRYGHLAGD, encoded by the coding sequence ATGACAACACGACGGCACTGGGGGATCGACGCATTGGCGATTTTGGCTATTGGTCCCAACCTGATGCTCAGGGTAGCGGTCATGTTGATGCAGGATTTGGTGCAGAATTCATTTGCCACAGGATCGTACGCTCCAATGTGGGTCGTCAATTCCGGTAACCTGGCGTTTGCGCTGTTTGCTCCGGTCGGTCCGTTTCTCATGCGGCGGATTGGACTCAGAAGTACGTATGTCCCACCCATGATTGTCTTCTTGCTCGGATCGCTGATATGTAGCTTGTCACCAACCATCGTTTGGCTCGGAGTAGGACGTTTCCTGGAGGGAATGGCCGCCGGAACTGTCTTCATGATGATGATTCCGACGCTCATTCTATCGTTTCCAGCCGGGCGTCGGAACCGTGTCCTGGCGGTATTGGTCATTGGTTTTTTCGGATTCGTGGCCATGGGGCCGGTTCTGGGCTCACTCACCCTCTTGGAAGATGCCTGGCGCTGGCTGTTTGTAGCGGTGGGTCTGCTTGCTCTTGGGGGTACCTTGATGGGCAGGACATTGCCGAAAACCATTGGCCCACCGCCGAATCAAAATGGCGCAGCAGCAGGCAGCCCTGTACTTGATACATCAGGTCTTCTGCTCACTGTAGCAACATGCCTGTCGCTCGCCATTACGTTGGGCAATCTCGTCCGCTGGGGGCTCTCGTCCCCGCAGTTCAGTATCCCTGCCATCATCTCTGCAGTTTTCTTCGTACTATTCGTCTGGGTAGAGCTGTCGATCTCCAATACCCTGGTGCCATTTGGACTCGTCCTGATGAAGCCATCGTTTCGAACCATGATGGCTGTTCTCAGCAATATTTCCATGATCCTAGCATTGGCAATGCTGAGCGTGGTGCTCCGATCGGTCGAAGCATTTTCCAATGGCGCCATCACTTCCTTTTATCTCAGCTTGCTACCGGGAGTTGTGCTATCGGCCGTACTTATGACGGTATTCCATGATCGGGTTGGACCGGGAGTGCTCGGCATCGCTGGCTCGCTGTGCCTGATGAATGTGCCTTATCAGTGGCTGTCCGTGGAAAAGAGGCGACGCTATGGTCACTTGGCTGGCGATTGA
- a CDS encoding EamA family transporter, whose amino-acid sequence MNPLLYGILVITTTVLMGSSFAVGKIGLAYVSPLLLVGIRFAFAGLLMALFVIRRPHPRAWADWMRVATIGLFQSAGVMGCIFISLRTITASESSILTFVNPLLVVVLGTLFARARYRGVQWGGVILGFTGVFITLGFHLHLRFGTWLGLLGAVSWAIATLLIKQWGSRMDTWVLTAYQMLFGGGLLLIGSFTIERPHLALNTTSVFVLVWLVIMASIVQFAIWFYLLHHGDPGKTSAFLFLAPFFGVLSGWLILGEPIRWPVLVGGVLIFAGIFLVNWPEPKSQDVLRAE is encoded by the coding sequence ATGAATCCACTGTTATATGGCATCCTCGTGATCACCACCACCGTCCTGATGGGCTCTTCGTTCGCTGTCGGGAAGATTGGCCTAGCCTATGTATCTCCGTTGTTGCTGGTTGGGATCCGGTTTGCGTTCGCCGGCCTCCTCATGGCACTGTTTGTCATTCGCCGCCCTCACCCACGCGCATGGGCCGATTGGATGCGGGTCGCAACCATCGGGTTGTTTCAGAGTGCCGGTGTGATGGGTTGTATCTTCATCAGTCTGCGAACCATTACCGCCAGTGAATCGTCTATCTTGACGTTCGTGAATCCCTTATTGGTGGTCGTGCTTGGCACGCTGTTTGCGAGAGCCAGATATCGAGGGGTGCAGTGGGGTGGCGTGATTCTCGGATTCACCGGGGTGTTCATCACACTGGGATTCCACTTACATCTGCGTTTTGGCACCTGGCTTGGCCTTTTGGGTGCGGTGTCCTGGGCCATTGCCACGCTTCTCATTAAACAATGGGGCAGCCGGATGGATACATGGGTGCTGACGGCATACCAAATGTTGTTCGGCGGGGGGTTATTGCTTATCGGAAGTTTTACCATTGAGCGACCACATTTGGCGCTCAACACCACGTCGGTTTTCGTTCTTGTGTGGCTGGTCATCATGGCGTCCATCGTGCAGTTTGCTATCTGGTTTTATTTGCTGCATCACGGCGATCCGGGAAAGACCAGTGCGTTTTTGTTCCTGGCCCCATTCTTTGGCGTACTGTCGGGATGGCTGATTCTCGGGGAGCCCATCAGGTGGCCTGTACTGGTCGGCGGCGTGCTTATCTTCGCCGGTATTTTCCTGGTCAATTGGCCGGAGCCGAAGAGCCAGGATGTCTTGCGAGCCGAATGA